The Microlunatus antarcticus genome window below encodes:
- a CDS encoding glycosyltransferase family 2 protein codes for MSARVVVGVPTYRRPEDLAALLPLLLAQADELADRRLDVLVVDNDPAASARAVVAATADDRVHYTVQAVPGIAAVRNRILDGAAGDLGADLVAMIDDDERPEPGWLAALVGTWERTGAALVAGRVVPEFSGPLDPWVAAGRFHTRRNLTTGAPLTVAAAGNLLLDLGQVRDLGQRFDESVGLAGGEDTLFSRELHAKGASMVWCAESVAVDRVPPDRMTRRWVLERAMSHGDAWVRVGLRLAPGPAGRATFRVRSVLGGTARVVLGGARAAAGEVLRRPVDQARGRRAAMRGVGMVRGAWGLHHVEYARPEHEVPR; via the coding sequence GTGAGCGCGCGTGTCGTCGTCGGCGTCCCGACCTACCGGCGGCCCGAGGACCTCGCGGCCCTGCTGCCGCTGCTGCTTGCCCAGGCCGACGAGCTCGCCGACCGACGCCTCGACGTGCTGGTGGTCGACAACGACCCGGCCGCCTCGGCGCGCGCCGTGGTGGCGGCGACCGCGGACGACCGGGTCCACTACACCGTGCAGGCGGTGCCCGGCATCGCCGCGGTGCGCAACCGGATCCTCGACGGGGCGGCGGGCGACCTCGGCGCCGACCTGGTGGCGATGATCGACGACGACGAACGTCCCGAGCCCGGCTGGCTCGCCGCGCTCGTGGGCACGTGGGAGCGCACCGGTGCTGCCCTCGTCGCCGGGCGGGTCGTCCCCGAGTTCAGCGGTCCGCTCGACCCCTGGGTCGCCGCCGGCCGGTTCCACACCCGGCGCAACCTGACGACCGGGGCGCCCCTCACCGTGGCCGCGGCCGGCAACCTGCTCCTCGACCTGGGTCAGGTGCGCGACCTCGGGCAGCGCTTCGACGAATCCGTCGGGCTCGCCGGCGGCGAGGACACCCTCTTCAGCCGCGAGCTGCACGCGAAGGGCGCCTCGATGGTCTGGTGCGCCGAGTCGGTCGCGGTCGACCGCGTCCCGCCGGACCGGATGACGCGACGGTGGGTGCTGGAGCGGGCGATGAGCCACGGCGACGCCTGGGTGCGGGTCGGTCTCCGGCTGGCGCCCGGGCCGGCCGGCCGGGCGACGTTCCGGGTGCGTTCCGTCCTCGGCGGTACGGCCCGGGTGGTCCTCGGCGGCGCCCGCGCGGCGGCGGGGGAGGTGCTGCGGCGCCCGGTCGACCAGGCCCGCGGACGCCGCGCCGCGATGCGCGGCGTCGGGATGGTGCGGGGCGCGTGGGGGCTGCACCACGTCGAGTACGCCCGGCCGGAGCACGAGGTCCCGCGGTGA
- a CDS encoding polysaccharide deacetylase family protein, with translation MTARSGLPAALKRTLRRAAAPLGSVEAVRTAAPEIVLTFDDGPDPVGTPAVLDALAAHGATATFFVLMTRVRRHPELLARVRREGHEIGLHGVDHQRLTRFSGAEVRARTAAARAELEALTGEPLRWFRPPYGAQIPATWLAVRRTGLMPVLWGPTTWDWRDLPQDDRVAKALQGARAGAVVLGHDAFAGASDGAGGSAEDGSDDGGQSLVEPDVDRFDLVDRVLTAYGEVGLRGRSLGDALVQGRVVRAARFRA, from the coding sequence GTGACGGCGCGGAGCGGGCTGCCCGCCGCGCTCAAGCGGACGCTGCGCCGGGCGGCCGCACCCCTCGGGTCGGTCGAGGCCGTCCGGACCGCGGCGCCGGAGATCGTGCTGACCTTCGACGACGGACCCGACCCCGTCGGGACGCCGGCCGTCCTGGACGCCCTCGCGGCGCACGGCGCGACCGCCACGTTCTTCGTGCTGATGACCCGGGTCCGTCGGCACCCCGAGCTGCTCGCCCGGGTGCGGCGCGAGGGCCACGAGATCGGCCTGCACGGCGTCGACCACCAGCGGCTGACCCGGTTCTCCGGCGCCGAGGTCCGGGCCCGGACGGCGGCGGCCCGGGCCGAGCTCGAGGCGCTGACGGGGGAGCCGCTCCGCTGGTTCCGCCCGCCGTACGGCGCCCAGATCCCGGCGACCTGGCTGGCGGTGCGGCGGACGGGCCTGATGCCGGTGCTGTGGGGTCCGACCACCTGGGACTGGCGCGACCTGCCCCAGGACGACCGGGTCGCCAAGGCGCTCCAGGGGGCGCGGGCGGGCGCCGTCGTGCTCGGCCACGACGCCTTCGCCGGGGCGTCGGACGGGGCCGGGGGCAGCGCGGAGGACGGCTCCGACGACGGGGGTCAGAGCCTCGTCGAGCCCGACGTGGACCGCTTCGACCTCGTGGACCGGGTGCTCACGGCGTACGGCGAGGTCGGCCTGCGCGGGCGCTCGCTCGGCGACGCCCTCGTCCAGGGCCGGGTCGTCCGGGCCGCCCGCTTCCGCGCGTGA